In a genomic window of Acidimicrobiia bacterium:
- a CDS encoding limonene-1,2-epoxide hydrolase, producing MTTATSEIELVQQFLAALERLDIDAAVEFLDPAIVYQNVPIPPARGRAAVEKQLRWLGRYGRGFEVQWHNVAANGPIVLTERTDVLTFGSVRAAFWVCGTFEVRDGRIVLWRDRFDVADVVWSFLRGTARALLPRATGN from the coding sequence ATGACCACCGCCACTTCCGAAATTGAACTCGTGCAACAATTCCTGGCCGCTCTCGAACGCCTCGACATCGATGCCGCGGTCGAGTTCCTCGATCCCGCCATCGTGTATCAGAACGTGCCGATCCCCCCGGCGCGCGGCCGGGCTGCGGTGGAGAAGCAACTCCGGTGGCTCGGCCGCTACGGACGGGGCTTCGAGGTGCAGTGGCACAACGTGGCCGCCAACGGGCCGATCGTGCTCACTGAGCGAACCGATGTCTTGACCTTCGGGTCGGTACGGGCCGCCTTTTGGGTGTGCGGCACCTTCGAGGTGCGCGACGGGCGCATCGTGTTGTGGCGCGACCGCTTCGATGTAGCCGATGTGGTGTGGTCGTTCCTGCGGGGGACCGCCCGGGCTCTGCTTCCCCGCGCCACCGGCAACTAG
- a CDS encoding amidohydrolase, whose translation MTADLPLIISVDDHVVEPPTLWTDRLPLSYRDRAPRVERDTATFNFEGGVFSYEKGVKGGEPCDWWIYDDLIYPLPKLSAALDFEDIDVTPVTYDQIRPGCWIQKDRLIDMTANHVEASICFPNTLPRFCGQTFYEREDKDLALLCVQAYNDWMIDEWCAGDGQGRLIPLGMVPLWDPHLAAAEVRRNALRGCFAVTFSENPYPLGLPSVHDKGRYWDPFFQACQDTGTVVCMHIGSSSRMPATSPDAPFIVSSTLTFSNAMGSMLDYIFSGTLERFPTLVIAYSEGQVGWMPYVIERADKLWAERGDNSFGTSLPNKPSSYIHHRIYGCVFDDEIGLQNRDIIGMDQICFETDYPHADSTFPHSKKVAERICAQAGLSEEETWKFVRGNAIRAFGLERYGITS comes from the coding sequence ATGACTGCAGACCTCCCCCTCATCATCTCGGTCGACGATCACGTGGTGGAGCCACCCACCCTCTGGACCGACCGCCTCCCCCTCAGCTACCGCGACCGTGCCCCCCGCGTGGAGCGCGACACCGCCACCTTCAACTTCGAAGGCGGGGTCTTCTCCTACGAAAAGGGGGTCAAGGGCGGCGAGCCGTGCGATTGGTGGATCTACGACGACCTGATCTATCCGCTCCCGAAACTCAGTGCCGCCTTGGACTTTGAAGACATCGACGTCACCCCGGTTACCTACGACCAGATCCGTCCCGGCTGCTGGATCCAAAAGGACCGGCTCATCGACATGACGGCGAACCACGTTGAGGCCTCCATCTGCTTCCCCAACACCCTCCCGCGGTTCTGCGGCCAGACCTTTTACGAGCGCGAGGACAAAGATCTCGCCCTGCTCTGTGTGCAGGCCTACAACGACTGGATGATCGATGAGTGGTGCGCCGGGGATGGCCAGGGGCGCCTCATCCCGCTCGGCATGGTGCCGCTGTGGGACCCCCACCTCGCGGCGGCCGAAGTGCGGCGCAATGCGCTACGCGGCTGCTTCGCGGTGACGTTCTCGGAGAACCCGTATCCCCTGGGCCTGCCATCGGTGCACGACAAGGGCCGTTACTGGGACCCGTTCTTTCAGGCCTGCCAGGACACCGGCACCGTGGTGTGCATGCACATCGGCTCATCGTCGCGTATGCCGGCCACCTCGCCCGATGCGCCCTTCATCGTGAGTTCCACCCTTACCTTCTCCAACGCCATGGGCTCGATGCTCGACTACATCTTCTCGGGCACGCTGGAGCGCTTCCCCACCCTTGTGATCGCCTACTCGGAGGGTCAGGTTGGTTGGATGCCCTACGTCATTGAGCGGGCCGACAAACTCTGGGCCGAGCGAGGCGACAATTCCTTCGGGACCAGTCTCCCGAATAAGCCATCGAGCTACATCCACCACCGCATCTACGGGTGCGTCTTCGACGACGAGATCGGCCTCCAGAACCGCGACATCATCGGCATGGACCAAATCTGCTTCGAGACCGACTACCCCCATGCCGACAGCACCTTCCCGCACTCCAAAAAAGTGGCCGAGAGAATCTGTGCCCAGGCCGGCCTCTCCGAGGAAGAAACCTGGAAGTTCGTACGCGGTAACGCCATCCGGGCGTTTGGTCTTGAGCGCTACGGCATCACCTCCTAA